The Huiozyma naganishii CBS 8797 chromosome 6, complete genome genome includes a window with the following:
- the EMI1 gene encoding Emi1p (similar to Saccharomyces cerevisiae EMI1 (YDR512C); ancestral locus Anc_1.41), which produces MVPWVKGAQIPYLVRDTRQSERSVFDWGKNLLAMSKYPTVMSCMEAFDELTSCYSIGGQFRSYYRYGEFNPCQKQLEKLNFCMLHGRNPVKVQEWYRARIEENNKLKGSSDAVWKERG; this is translated from the coding sequence ATGGTCCCCTGGGTAAAGGGAGCACAGATACCGTACCTTGTAAGGGATACTCGGCAATCAGAGAGAAGTGTCTTTGACTGGGGCAAAAACTTACTTGCGATGTCCAAATACCCGACGGTAATGAGCTGTATGGAGGCGTTTGATGAGCTAACATCGTGCTACTCTATAGGTGGTCAATTTAGAAGTTACTATCGATACGGCGAGTTTAACCCCTGCCAAAAGCAGTTGGAGAAGCTGAATTTCTGTATGTTGCACGGAAGGAATCCTGTTAAAGTACAAGAATGGTACAGGGCGCGCatagaagaaaataatAAGCTGAAGGGGAGTTCCGATGCTGTTTGGAAGGAGCGAGGGTAG